The Neofelis nebulosa isolate mNeoNeb1 chromosome 16, mNeoNeb1.pri, whole genome shotgun sequence genome includes a window with the following:
- the LOC131498359 gene encoding asialoglycoprotein receptor 1-like isoform X2, translating into MTNDYQDLQHLDNEDNGHQLRQAPPPPQRLFRRLCSGPCFLLLSLGLGLLLLVVVCVIGSQNSKLRDELQALRVTFSNFTASTEVEVKALSSQGGSVGRKVKSLESQLQKQQRQLSEDHSSLLLHVRQFVSDLRSLSCQIGVLHGNGSAASCCPVNWLEYEGSCYWFSRSGKSWPEADKYCRLENAHLVVVGSWEEQKFIQHHMGPVNTWMGLTDQSGPWKWVDGTDYEKGFKNWRPEQPDDWYGHGLGGGEDCAHFTDDGRWNDDVCQRPYRWVCETERDAAG; encoded by the exons ATGACAAATGACTATCAAGACCTTCAGCATCTGGACAACGAGGACAATGGCCATCAGCTTAGACAAG CGCCACCTCCGCCCCAGCGGCTCTTCCGGAGACTCTGCTCCGGACCCTgcttcctcctgctctccctgggCCTCGGCCTCCTGCTGCTGGTGGTTGTCTGTGTGATCGGATCCCAGA actccAAGCTGCGGGACGAGCTGCAGGCCCTGAGGGTCACGTTCAGCAACTTCACGGCGAGCACGGAGGTCGAGGTCAAGGCCCTGAGCAGCCAGG GGGGAAGCGTGGGCAGGAAGGTGAAGTCGCTGGAGTCCCAGCTGCAGAAACAGCAGCGGCAGCTCAGCGAAG atCACTCCAGCTTGCTGCTGCACGTGAGGCAGTTCGTGTCGGACCTGCGGAGCCTGAGCTGTCAGATCGGCGTCCTGCACGGCAACG GCTCCGCGGCCTCCTGCTGCCCGGTCAACTGGCTGGAGTACGAGGGCAGCTGCTACTGGTTCTCCCGCTCCGGGAAGTCCTGGCCGGAGGCGGACAAGTACTGCCGGCTGGAGAACGCGCACCTGGTGGTGGTGGGCTCCTGGGAGGAGCAG AAGTTCATCCAGCACCACATGGGGCCTGTGAACACCTGGATGGGCCTCACCGACCAGAGTGGGCCCTGGAAGTGGGTGGACGGGACGGACTACGAGAAGGGCTTCAA GAACTGGAGGCCGGAGCAGCCGGACGACTGGTACGGGCACGGGCTGGGCGGGGGCGAGGACTGCGCGCACTTCACGGACGACGGCCGCTGGAACGACGACGTGTGCCAGAGACCCTACCGCTGGGTGTGCGAGACAGAGCGGGACGCGGCCGGCTAG
- the LOC131498359 gene encoding asialoglycoprotein receptor 1-like isoform X1, with product MAGLGKNWRKKRGFHVTADDLETDWTPHCPAPFGPSLSPNPSLDLGPGPASPIMTNDYQDLQHLDNEDNGHQLRQAPPPPQRLFRRLCSGPCFLLLSLGLGLLLLVVVCVIGSQNSKLRDELQALRVTFSNFTASTEVEVKALSSQGGSVGRKVKSLESQLQKQQRQLSEDHSSLLLHVRQFVSDLRSLSCQIGVLHGNGSAASCCPVNWLEYEGSCYWFSRSGKSWPEADKYCRLENAHLVVVGSWEEQKFIQHHMGPVNTWMGLTDQSGPWKWVDGTDYEKGFKNWRPEQPDDWYGHGLGGGEDCAHFTDDGRWNDDVCQRPYRWVCETERDAAG from the exons ATGGCAGGCCTGGGAAAGaactggagaaagaagagaggtttTCACGTAACCGCCGATGACTTAGAAACGGACTGGACCCCGCACTGTCCGGCTCCATTcggccccagcctcagccctaaCCCCAGCCTTGACCTAGGCCCAGGTCCAGCCAGCCCTATCATGACAAATGACTATCAAGACCTTCAGCATCTGGACAACGAGGACAATGGCCATCAGCTTAGACAAG CGCCACCTCCGCCCCAGCGGCTCTTCCGGAGACTCTGCTCCGGACCCTgcttcctcctgctctccctgggCCTCGGCCTCCTGCTGCTGGTGGTTGTCTGTGTGATCGGATCCCAGA actccAAGCTGCGGGACGAGCTGCAGGCCCTGAGGGTCACGTTCAGCAACTTCACGGCGAGCACGGAGGTCGAGGTCAAGGCCCTGAGCAGCCAGG GGGGAAGCGTGGGCAGGAAGGTGAAGTCGCTGGAGTCCCAGCTGCAGAAACAGCAGCGGCAGCTCAGCGAAG atCACTCCAGCTTGCTGCTGCACGTGAGGCAGTTCGTGTCGGACCTGCGGAGCCTGAGCTGTCAGATCGGCGTCCTGCACGGCAACG GCTCCGCGGCCTCCTGCTGCCCGGTCAACTGGCTGGAGTACGAGGGCAGCTGCTACTGGTTCTCCCGCTCCGGGAAGTCCTGGCCGGAGGCGGACAAGTACTGCCGGCTGGAGAACGCGCACCTGGTGGTGGTGGGCTCCTGGGAGGAGCAG AAGTTCATCCAGCACCACATGGGGCCTGTGAACACCTGGATGGGCCTCACCGACCAGAGTGGGCCCTGGAAGTGGGTGGACGGGACGGACTACGAGAAGGGCTTCAA GAACTGGAGGCCGGAGCAGCCGGACGACTGGTACGGGCACGGGCTGGGCGGGGGCGAGGACTGCGCGCACTTCACGGACGACGGCCGCTGGAACGACGACGTGTGCCAGAGACCCTACCGCTGGGTGTGCGAGACAGAGCGGGACGCGGCCGGCTAG